The segment TGACTTagttttgtcaatatttttggACGAAAGaatattttactcttttttttttgacactTTTTCACCTGTTGTTGCAGAGCAAGAATGGTTGAGACACAACCAAAGACAGGATCCGAGAGCCTAGCTTGAGCTTCATAAGTAATAGTAACCACCGCGTCTTGCCGCCGGTTAGCCGGAATGTGCAACAATAGCTTAGACACATTGCTGGCTCCAAACACCTTGTGCACGGCTGCAAACCGAGCCGCGCCTTGGTCTGAACCAAAGTAGGGAGCGAAAACGCAGCCATTGATGCATTTTCTTCTCAAGAACTTGCATGCACCACAAGGGGCCGTGGAAGCTGGAAGAACGCCCGAGGCTTGCTGCTCCACGGCCCCTGAAACATGCTTTCCAGGGCCCTTACGCCGGTCGGCGCCATCACTTGATCGCTCATCCATGTGGTGGCTTTTGTTAAAAGGGAAAGTAAGAATGTAAATTgtaattaaaagagaaattaatAGAGTTGTTTATAAGAAAAGGAATGAAGAAAGGCACGTAACTCTCGTGAAGGGTTGGCAAAGGTAGAGACGTTAAGGTTGGTGAGAGTACTTGAGAATGGGGGAGGGAAAAAGAGGAATGTAGTAAGTACTTCTTGGGTGTGAGAGGCACGTGCAAAGAGAGTGTTGTCCATAGGTTCACTTTTCGGTTTAATTAAATCATTGTTACGTattatttcataacataatATGGTAATATTGTTATTTAAGTAAATTCATCATAACTTAATATCACACGTTAACCAATTTAAAGATTAAACCTACTAAATTTTGTGTGCGGTTGTGGTGGGGGTTAAGTTTGTTATGATTGGAAGTGCTGTCTGTGAAGTGAAGACACAAGATTTATGCTGCCCGTGGCCTGTGGGAATTTGGAAACCAGACGTATTTAGTTATAATCATGTACTATGTCATGCTTTCTTTGCATTTTGATGCAAGGCTTTAATTTGCATATACgagtatttattttcttttcttgtattcgatatgtaaataaaaaataaatgtatataatttaaataaataattgggATAGCCGGCTGGATTGGGGCTACGAGGGGTTGAGCAAGGATGACATGTTGTACGGTATGGAAGATAAATAAATGCGAATATCATTTgttaaacttatttttcattatcttcaattaataatttccttatttttaagcaattcatttttcaatggaatatattttttaaaaaaattgttagaccaatatatttttaaaaagttgggGTTTATCTTGCGGCCCAAACAAGTCTTTCTAACATTAGGGCAGGAACGGAAGAAGAAGAGCTTACTACAGACCGTTTTCTTCTTCACAAGAAAATCTGCATTTCTTCTTCATTAAAGGGCTCCAAATGACCAGCAGAAAGATTGTGCGGGACTTGTTTATCTCCAAACAACCTGTTTTCCGCCGAATATTAGCACCGCAACAGGTTCTcgttgtttttcttctttattcaatTTGTGCTCACTGCTTCTTGTttataatttgtaattttttattttttttgcattagGTGGTTTTGGGTAGAGTTACAACAAATTTGAGGTTTGTTGGAGCAGATAGGTATCTGGGTATTCGTCATTTCGGTGTATTCAATGAGTTCTCCAAGAAAGTTAAAGGCGAAGTAGACAGGTATTTGCTCTTTCTTTATTGCTTTTCATTTCAATGCTCTAATTGTTTTACTTTATTGTATATTGGTAATTAAAGAAGAGAAAGGGATTTTGTACCAGCTAGGGAATTCTATTATTTGAATTAGAAGCTCCCTTTGTATCTAATTTTGTGATCAACCCTGGGCTTGATATCTTTCAGTAGTTGGTGAAGATGCGCAAAAGATATATGTACAATCTAGGTATGTAGCCTACCAAACTATCTATACAAAAGAATTAGTTAAGCCAAAgcatatatgaaataaaacaagATATTGTATATATCTTAAGTATTTTCTCATTGCCTTGAAAAATCCTCCAGTTCCTTTGATGGACATGGTGGACACATAACTTCATCTATCCATAGCCTCTGCACTTAAAGAaatgcatttattttttattggattGTCTTCATAAGGATATCATTTCGCGGGACACACCTAAGTTAAATGAGCGACTTTCTTTGGTGCCTTTGTGTGAGAATCTCCTTTTACGACGTCTTCTTTTCTTCTCAATTAATTAGACCGTAGGAATAAGATTTTAATGACAATGTACACACTAACCGTCTTTATACCATCCTACCCTTCCCATGTTCCACTTGTCAGATACTCAATCTGAATAGCTCCTGAAAAGCTAAATTCCCATGATATTCTCTTGAACGATTTCAAACGTCATGTTAGCTACAAGCTCATATTGCATTCATATTATGAGCAATAGCTAACACCACTGATCATAGATTGCATCTTCATGCCACATATCCAACCAAAATTTGTCATTCCGAATGACAAAGTCAATGAATCTAAGGAAGTCATCTTTTTCTTCATAATCCCTTTCCGCAGACGTGCTCATTAAATGGCTAGTCGCTTCATCTGGAAACATTCATTCATGTCGCATATTTAGCAGCTATTACTTTCTTAATAATTCATCTCTTTTTGTGTTTATCTCTACCACCATTTGTGTACATGGCCATATTAAATACAATAGTATCCTGACCCTTAGACCACTCTAAACAGATATTAGTTTCTTTTTATCCATGAAATGATATTGCTTGTGGCAATGTTTTTCTTCCAAGAGAAGATTCCTTATCATTTTATCCTATGTTCACACTATTGTCATACAAAAAAGGGGGCACACACAGGTATGTGGATATGCTAGACAATGTAGTTATTTCAAATATGTTGTTTCACTCTTGGGCGGGCTATGTCTTCCACTCAACTTAACTTGCATTCAACATTTTTTATCATTGATTACTACATCTTTATCTTTAAAATCCCCAACAGAAATGGCTACCTAGCATTCATTAGTTGGCTAGATCTGTCGAAATGAAGTATGAGGAACCTGATTCTGAgcatttctttttttccttggGACCGGGTGATATGGGGACATGTTGTTATCTTTTGAAGTGAGATAGTAGAGAATAcaaatatttctcaattttatgATTATCAAGTTTCTAGTGTCCGTGTCGCGCTCTCCATCTATTTACTTCTAAGACTTTGTTGGGGGTGTCACTGGGTTTATTCCTCAATGCTTATTGCTGCAGTAATCAAGAATTCCAACAGTCAGTCAAGGTGTTGAAGGAGAAAGCAGAGGAGTTAAAAGGGGTGAAAGAAGATCTTAAAACAAGGTGCCTTTTAGATTTCctttaaatgtaattttaaaagGTTTTAGCCTTTTCTTTAAGGGGCTGAGACATACTGTTGTATGTCAAGGCTGGCAGAACTACCAATGGGGACCCTGAAATGGTGAACTGGCAAATGCAGAACGAAGCAGACAACTGAGCAGCTTTACAAGCATGTCGATGGTGTTTGGACGGAAGCTGAAGCTACGGCAAAAAAGGTAATACTGTAATGGTGCACCCTCCATCAGGGTGCTGGTCTAATATTTCGTTGCTGATTGAGATTTATCTAAAATGAATGCTCCCACACATATATTTTTCCTCGAGACTATATTAACAGCTGTTCATGGCTGTGCAAAGCTGCTTCTAGGTATCTAGATGGTATGCCAGGTTGATTCATATTATTCTGTTGCctttctataaaataataaaaatctagTATCGGAGATTCAGAGGATGCAATGAGTATAAAAGCACCCCTCTACCCCCTCAAAAATGAAGGGATATAAAGCCCAGGTGTTACATCATATACAGACTTTGAATTGCAGAGGCAAGTTAGATTAAATGGACATCTATCTTTCAATCTATCTGTGGAGTGTAAACACTTACGGGACATTCTTGATTCCTTTCTTCCCCATTGTGTTTGTGTCCATATAATACTTGCTGGTAACTCTCTATATCTTGCAACTGAGCTCCCTCTTTTCCTCCTAGTAAGCTGTTATAGACAACCTTTACGGATTCAAGTATGCCTGCCTGATATCGAATAAGTCGAAAACATGTCTCACAACTCTTTTGCAGCCTTCTAGTGAATAAATAGACGATTCACAATTCCTACTTATGTTTTACACATACTGGATCCTCTTGTACACAGTGTCCCCCCCTTTCTTTTAATTTAGTAATACAAATATTTGCAATCAAGTTATTTTTTGTATGGTAATATTTGTAATGAAGTTTTGTACGTAGTTTATCCTCTGTCAAGCACCATGCTCTACTGCCAACAAAACATGAGACTTCTCTTGGTGCACTATTTCTTTGGAGATCTTTTCCTCTGGTGCACCAACATTTGAGAACATTCATTGCAGTGAAGTTTTGTCTTGTCGTTGAAGTGTaaccatctcatctaaaagcttaagtCATTAGAGATAACATACTTTTATTTAATAACTTACGTCTCCACACATCCCCTCACGTGTGACTGGTCCAAGCATGTGGggaaaaaaatttgatgatGGGTGGTGGCAAGACTCAAACCCATGACTTCTGCCTACTCTGATAGCAATTTAATGTGTGTGGTCTTAAGTTGTTAGAGAGAGCAtaagtttatataattatttatgttttcaaCACCTATCACTATTAATTAGTAAAGATATTGATCTTTCAACTACAAACCACTCCAAGAAGGCTAGATGTTTATTTTGCATCTTTGATTGGAACAAACTGTCGTATAATGTTGATGCATTTCTAGACTTTGTTAGTTCCCTAACCTTGACTTTCCCACTTGTTTGTGTTTCCCCTACATATTTTTTGCCTTTTTGGGATAGCTTCTTGGTTCTGCCATAACCATCTCATGTAATGGAGCTAACTATTTACTCTTGTATTGAATGCTTTTCCTTGAAGCCAGTAATAAAACTcttccattaaaaaaaaagatatttgatCTTTCAATCTTCGAATCCTGAAAGTTCCTTAAAAAAGTCAAGTTTAGTCACTGCCTTTtgagataatataatttgtCTTGTAGGTTTATGCCAATGTGGAGGAAAAAATATCTGCTACTAAAGAGGAGGTTGGTAGTTCTTCCCTGAGCTCTTGTTAGCACATGTCCCGATTATGGTGAATTCTTTAAGAGAGTAACAGTTGACCCTGATTCGTTTATAGGTCAGGTCAAGCTTTCGGACGGGGAAGGAAGAAACTCCAGGATCAAGTGGTCATTCAGATACTTCTGGTAAAAATACCAATGAGAGTAGTGAGTCTGCATCAGCAAAAACTCAACAGgaacagcagcagcagcaacaatCTTTTTCCAGTGATAATGCAGAAACAGTTTTTAGCAAGGTTAAGTCTGCTGCTTCATCCTTATCATCAAAAGTCTCACCAGccatccaaaaaataaaagaagcaaAGCCTGTTGACTTAGCCAAGAAGGGATATGGCATTATATTGGATGAATTGAAAGGTACTCCAGGTAAGAGAAAGCGCCTCGAACATTCTGCTCCTACACAAGAAACTTCATCAAACTTCGAGAGGAGCACAAGGACTGATGTTGCTGTCTTACCGTCAAAGCAGTCGAAGTGGAATAAGAAATGGGAGGCACTCAAGgaaaaggtaattttttttcttattagtcCTTGTTGAGATTGAGTGAACTTGTCTTTTCCTCTCATAATCCTAATTTGCcttaagtttttatttatttccagATGCAAGGTCACCCTGTGTTTAAGCGCTTCACTGGCATGAGTGAACCTGTTGTAACAAAAAGCCAGGAGGTACTTTCTGATTCTCTGTAGAAATTTATCATTTGTGATATGGTTTCATTTTCAAACTTCGTTATCTGCTATATTTAACTCAATGAGGATATACATCCAGAAAGCATTTGTAAGTGAGAATTTTTAGCATAAAATCATGTAGCTGATAGCAGCAGCAGTGAATTTGGATTGCATTTATATGAAGTTATCTGAAATATTTTTGTGGTATGACAGATTGCAGAAGATATTCGTGAGAGATGGGAAACAAGTGATCATCCCGTTGTTCATAAAATCCAAGAGTATGGCTACATTCCAATTTTAATGCTGTGTCCTGGATAGAGTTCTATTTAAGAGTAACTTATAGGTCTATCTTAATGGTTGCAGTATAAATGAAACTGTGTTTGGAGAATCAACAGCTGCTTTGTCATTTAAAGAGATCCGCCGCAGAGATCCGTATGATTACAGCCTTCTTTTGcttgatttttcattttcatttttggcTTGTATAAGAAATTTGAAGTATGTCTTGTGAAGGTCATTCTCTTTACCTGAATTTGTTGCTGAGGTTCAAGAAGTGATTCGGCCAGTTCTTGGTGCTTTCTTCAAAGTAAGTATGCGCAAGTTCACTAAAGCTTATGGACACATGAACATTAATTCTCGTGTGGGGTAGAAATAGTAGAAGCAGACAGAAGGGTATGGGTTAGTCATGTGTTTGTTTCACATTTAAGAGTAGTGGGTGGTGCAATCTCTCCACGTCTAGTTTTCAACTCCTTCAAAGTTGGACAGACAGGAGAATCTATGTGTCTCTTTATCATATAACCCAAAGGGATGGATAAATACTTCAGAAGTAAATCAGCAGGTCCACCATTACCCTTCCTTTTGTTGCCTCGTACCGAGCTCTATTTTGTCTTTCACTGCTTATTGAATCTTCTCATGTTGATAtacttaaatatgttattttttcttcttctttcaatGACGTCTTGCTTTTGGGTCATTAGGGAGATTCAGAGGTGTTGAAGAAATATTGCAGCAAAGAGGTAATTGAGCGGTGTAAAGCAGAGCATCAAGCTTTTGAAAGCCAGGGTATCATTTTTGATAACAAGGTAAGAGAAACACAAGTTATGGTATTGGCTTCcagtttgaatatttatttacacTGAAGggaataacaataaataaattaaaagtgcCGCTTTACTTAAACTTTCAGTGTTGCAATCTGTTTTCGATCACTTCTATTAGCATGTCAGACATGATCAATAGTTAGTAAAGTTGATCGAATTAAAATAGCCAAGACACTTCTCTTACTGCTGTAGGTGATTACATTTTATTGCTGATGCATGGGCTTATTCTGTTAATGTGAAGATACAATTTGTGAGTTCCGTGCTTGTCAAGATGCTGTTATGTTGATAGAGATTTAGAACCGTTTTCCCTGACTAGAACTATCCTTCTGTCATGAAGCCTGTTCAACAAATCTAATACCTTGAAGagtgatattattatttttttaaacgcgtcattttttttctttagggGTTGTACCGGCGTCAATAGTTAAATGTATTTGTTCACGCTGCATATTGCTATTTACTGTTTCTCATTGGCCTTGATCTAAGCATTAGGTGCTACATTTGCTGTAGTTGTGGTCTTGATTTAAAATCATTCCAGATTTCGCACATCTCGCTGTAGGAAATATGCTTAAACTGAAAATTTGGCATGAAACTTGTGATCTCTCATTTTGCATCACACAGTATACTACATTAAAGGGGTTGAATAGCTTGAGCTCAGTACTAATTGGTTTCTCTAGCATGAAACTTCCCTTTCCCTTTCCTGTGGTTTCTCCCTGTTAAAGAGATCCCTAGCCCACAACTGGCACAAAAGGGAAGAAGTTGCAATCAACTCCTTTTTCAAATCCTGCTGCAGCTGCGCGAGGTATATGAAAGAGTAGAAAAGTAGTGCTTTCGGTGTTGTGGAATAAGGAGCCTTTGTATCTGCGCACACTTAATTTATTCCTAGCTATTAGAGTGGGATCCCCTTTTTGGGGATTATGAGGCCAAGCAATAACAAGAATTTTTTTAGTAGAGCATCTTTCACAATCCCTGGAGAGATGGTTCATCCCAGAGTTCCCACCTCTCGCTGTAGGAAAGTTGCTCAAACTATGAATTGGAAATGGAACTTGTGATCTCTCATTTTTCATCacataaataaattacattCAAGGGAACGATTAGTGTGAGTTCAGTACTAATTGGTTTCTCTAGCATCAAACTTTCCTTTTACTTTTCGTCTCCTGTGGTTTCTCCCCATTGCTACTAGGAATCAAATAACCCTACTGAAAATGAGTTCACACCACTGCCATCCACAAAAAAAGGGGCTGGTGGCGGACAGATCCTACCTTTTTATATTTGTGCACCTTGTATATGGATGAATAAATGTTTAGACAATCTGTATGGTTAACTActctcactctctctctctctcgttgTGCAGATTTTACATATTTCGGACGTTGAAGTACGGGAGACAAAAATGATGGGAGACAGTCCCATTATCATTTTGGCGGTAAGCATATCTCCTCATTTTTCTTGGTGTGT is part of the Solanum lycopersicum chromosome 1, SLM_r2.1 genome and harbors:
- the LOC101259300 gene encoding LOB domain-containing protein 20 → MDERSSDGADRRKGPGKHVSGAVEQQASGVLPASTAPCGACKFLRRKCINGCVFAPYFGSDQGAARFAAVHKVFGASNVSKLLLHIPANRRQDAVVTITYEAQARLSDPVFGCVSTILALQQQVASLQSELAIVQTQVMNSRYAMANAYHNISQEQHIAILQPSYSNNSSISNNNINLINNFNNFTTNNIFDHQLHGSVTCTANNSPSFDPIHQLREEEEEEEEEESHNPLAFTNHMFHSL
- the LOC101251332 gene encoding mitochondrial import inner membrane translocase subunit TIM44-2; protein product: MTSRKIVRDLFISKQPVFRRILAPQQVVLGRVTTNLRFVGADRYLGIRHFGVFNEFSKKVKGEVDSNQEFQQSVKVLKEKAEELKGVKEDLKTRTKQTTEQLYKHVDGVWTEAEATAKKVYANVEEKISATKEEVRSSFRTGKEETPGSSGHSDTSGKNTNESSESASAKTQQEQQQQQQSFSSDNAETVFSKVKSAASSLSSKVSPAIQKIKEAKPVDLAKKGYGIILDELKGTPGKRKRLEHSAPTQETSSNFERSTRTDVAVLPSKQSKWNKKWEALKEKMQGHPVFKRFTGMSEPVVTKSQEIAEDIRERWETSDHPVVHKIQDINETVFGESTAALSFKEIRRRDPSFSLPEFVAEVQEVIRPVLGAFFKGDSEVLKKYCSKEVIERCKAEHQAFESQGIIFDNKILHISDVEVRETKMMGDSPIIILAFQTQQVYCIRDKLGSIKEGGQDTIHTVYYAWAMQLVEAEELGEGAIHPIWRLKEMQQLGVAALI